From the genome of Clavibacter nebraskensis NCPPB 2581:
CGTCAGCTTGCCGATGGGGATGCCCGCGAAGAACAGGGCGCCGAGCACGATGCTCGCCATGATGATGACCGTCCCGAGGTCGCCGCCGAGCGCGACGAGGCCGACGGCGCCGCCCGCGACGGGCAGCACGGGGATGAGGATGTGGGGCCAGGTGCGCAGCAGATGGCGCTTCCGGGCGAGGATGAAGGCCAACCAGATCACGAGGCCCACCTTGATGAGCTCCGCGGGCTGGAACGTCGTGCCCGCGATGCGGATCCAGCCGATGTTCTCGCCGACCTTCACGCCCATGGGGCCGAACACGAGCAGCTGCACGGCGGAGGCCGCGAGCAGGAGGACCCACGCCCAGCGCTTCCAGAACATGGGCGGCACGAGCGAGACCAGCAGCATCAGCGGCACGCCGATGAGCGCGAACATCCCCTGCTTGAGGAAGATGCCGAAGAAGCCGCCGCCGGCGACGAACGAGTCGATGCTCGACGACGACAGCACCATCACCAGGCCGAAGACGACCAGGAAGAGCGTGGTGCCGAGCAGGAGGAAGTAGGAGCCGCTCTCCGCGTGGAAGGCGCGACCGAGGTGGATCCGGGCGGCGAGGCCGCGACGCTGCGTCCCCTCCTGCGCGTCCTCGGCGGGAGCGGACGGGGTGCGCGGGCCGCGGGGCCCCGGCGCGTCAGCCGCGCGAGGGGTCCGCGTCGTTCTCGGGGGCAGTGTCATCCGCCGCACCTCCCAGGTGGTGGTCGACCGCGGCCCGGTATCGGCGTCCGCGATCGGCGTAGTCGGTGAATTGGTCCATGGATGCCGCTGCCGGAGCCAGGAGGACGGTGTCGCCCTCCCGGGCCACGCCCGCCGCGAGCCGCACGGCGGACCGCATGACCTCCTCAGTGTCGCTCTCGGCCACCTCGAGGACGGTCACGTCGGGCGCGTGTCGCGCGAATGCCGCGAGCACCTTGGCGCGCTCGACGCCGATGACGACGGCGGCGCGCAGGCGCGGCGCGTGGGCGCGGATCAGCTCGTCGAGCTCCACGCCCTTGAGGAGGCCGCCGACGAGCCACACCACGGAGGGGAACGCCGCGAGCGACGCGGACGCGGCATGCGGGTTCGTCGCCTTCGAGTCGTCGACGAACGCGACGCCGTCGCGCTCCCCGATCCGCTCGATGCGGTGGCTGTCGAGCTCGAAGCGCTGGAGCGCCTGCCGCACGACCGCCGGCGAGACGCCGTAGGACCGGGCGAGCGCGGCCGCGGCGAGGATGTTCTGCACGATGTGCGGTGCCGCGAGGCCGACCGCGCGCAGCTCGTCGAGTGTCGTCAGCTCCAGGGCGCTGGTGAAGCGCTCCTCGAGGAAGGCGCGGTCGCAGAGGATCCCGTCGACGATGCCGAGGTCGCTCGGACCCGGCGCGTCGAGGCCGAAGCCGATGGCGCGCGCGCCGTCCTGCACGTCCGCCTCGCGGACCGCGTCCTCGGTGGCGCGGTCGGCGCGGTTGTAGACGCAGGCCACGCGCGTGTCCGCGTAGACGCGGCCCTTGGCGGCGGCGTACGCCTGGCGGGACCCGTGCCACTCGAGGTGGTCGTCGGCGAGGTTGAGGAAGGCGCTCGAGTACGGCCGCACCTCGCGCATGTAGTGCAGCTGGTGGCTGGAGAGCTCGACGACGAGCACGTCGAAGCCGTCGGGATGGCGCACGACGTCGAGCACGGGCAGGCCGATGTTCCCGCACGGCACGGCACGCACGCCGCCCTCCTGCAGGAGCGCGGCCGTGAGCTGCGTGGTGGTGGTCTTGCCGTTGGTGCCCGTGATCGTGATCCACTCGGCCGGCGTCCCGGTCTTGTCGCGCACGCGCCAGGCGAGCTCGATGTCGCCCCACAGCGGGAGCCCCGCCTCCGTCGCCCAGGCGGGCAGCGGGTGCGCGGGCGCGTAGCCGGGCGACACGACGACGAGCTCGGGCGCGAACGCCACGAGCTCCGCGGGCACGGGCTCCTCGTCGGTGGGCCGGACCAGGCGCCCGCCGATGACGTCGAGCAGCGCCAGCCGCTCCGGCGACGCGTCGGCCGCGACCACGAGCACGTCCGCGCCGAGCTCGATCAGCGTGTCGGCGACGGAGAAGCCCGTGCGCCCGAGGCCGAGGACGGCGACGCGGAGCCCGGTCCAGTCGTCGTGCCAGCTGTGCAGGGAGTCGGGTCGCGCGAGCGCCCGGCCGTCGTCGAGGGGAGCGTCCGTCATCTCTACTGCGTGATCCATTCCAGGTAGAAGGTGCCGACGCCCGCCGCCACCAGCAGGCCCGCGATGATCCAGAAGCGCACGACGACCGTGACCTCCGCCCAGCCCTTGAGCTCGAAGTGGTGGTGCAGCGGGCTCATGAGGAAGATGCGCTTGCCGTGCGTGAGCTTGAAGTAGATGCGCTGGAGCACCACCGAGCCCGCGACGATCACGAACAGGCCGCCGATGAAGACGAGCAGCAGCTCGGTGCGGCTGAGGATGGCGAGGGCGGCGAGGGCGCCGCCGAGGCCGAGGGAGCCGGTGTCGCCCATGAAGATCTGCGCGGGCGAGGTGTTCCACCAGAGGAAGCCGATGAGCGCGCCCACGATGGAGGCCGCGATGATCGCGAGGTCGAGCGGGCTCGCCACCTCGTAGCAGCGGTACTCGTTCTGGTAGCTGGAGACGCTGTCGCACGACTGGTTGAACTGCCAGAAGCCGATGATGACGTACGACCCGATCGAGAAGATCGACGCGCCCGCGGCGAGGCCGTCGAGGCCGTCAGCCACGTTCACGCCGTTCGAGGCGCTCGCGACGATGAGGCAGATCCAGACGATGAACAGGCCCGTGCCGATGACCGCGCCGAGCGCCATGAAGTCGAGCGGCAGGTCACGGAACAGGCTGATGGCGGTGGACGCGGGCGTGAGCCCCGACACCGGGTCGCGCAGCGTGATGGCGAGCACCGCGAACACAGTGGCGACGATGACCTGGCCGGCGACCTTCTGCCAGCCGCCGAGGCCGAGGGACTGCTGCTTGCGGGTCTTCAGGTAGTCGTCGAGGAAGCCGACGAAGCCGAGGCCGACCATCATGAACACCACGAGGAGGCCCGACGGCGTCACGGGGTCGAAGCGGATCCCGTCCCAGGTGAGCAGGTGCCCCACGAAGTAGCCGATGACGCTCGCCAGGATGATGACGATGCCGCCCATGGTGGCCGTGCCGCGCTTGGTGTGGTGCGACTGCGGGCCGTCGTCGCGGATGAACTGGCCCCACTGCAGCCGGTGGAACAGCTTGATGAACAGCGGCGTCAGGAAGAGCGTGAAGACGAGCGAGATGGCGCCCGCGCCGAGGAGGGCTACCACGAGTACTTCTCCCCCAGCTCGTCGCCGAGGAAGCGGAGCCCGGCGGAGTTCGAGGACTTCACGAGCACCAGGTCGCCGTCGCGGAGGATCCGGTCGAGGATCTCGCGCGCCTCGCCCGCGTCCTCGGCGAAGATCGACTCGCCGTCCCAGGATCCCTGCGCGATGGCCTCGAGGTGCAGGCGGCGGGCGGGCCGGCCCACCACGACGAGCTGCCCGATGTTGAGGCGCACCGCGAGCAGGCCCACGCGGTCGTGCTCCTCCTCGGAGAACTCGCCGAGCTCGCTCATCTCGCCGAGGACCGCGACCGTCCGCTGCTCGGGCCCGCGGATCTGCGCGAGCGTGCGGAGCGCAGCCGCCATGGAGTCGGGGCTCGCGTTGTAGGCGTCGTTGATCACCGTGACGCCGTTGCCGCCGAGCACCTCCATGCGCCAGCGCTCGGCGCGCTGCACGGTCTGCAGGGCGGACACGATGGAGTCGCCGTCGACGCCGAGCGCCCACGCGCCCGCCGCGGCGGCCAGCGCGTTGGTGACGTGGTGCTCGCCGAGCACGCGGAAGGAGACCGGGCGCTCGGATCCGTCGGGCAGGTGCAGCGTGAAGGTGGTGCCGGCGGCGGACGCGACGATGTCGGTCGCGCGGACGGCGGCGCGGGCGTCCCGGCCGAACCACAGCACGGGCGCCTCGGTCTTGTCGCTCATGGAGGCCACGCGCGGGTCGTCGGCGTTGAGCACGGCGGTGTCCTCGGGCAGGAGGTCCTTCACCATCTCGGTCTTCGTCACGAGCGTCCGCTCGATGCCGCCGAAGCCGCCCGCGTGGGCGAGGCCCACCGTGAGGACGATGCCGACGTCGGGCTTCGCCATGCGGATGAGGCGCGTGATCTCGCCCAGCCCGCTCGCGCCCATCTCCGCCACGAGGAAGCGCGTGCTGCGCGTGACCTTGAGCATGGTGAGCGGCGCGCCGACCTCGTTGTTGAAGGACGCGACGGGCGACACGGTCTCGCCCTGCGTGGAGAGGATCGCGTGCAGCAGGTTCTTGGTGGTGGTCTTGCCGTTGGATCCGGTGACCGCGACCATCCGCAGCCCGCCCAGCGCGCGCACCCGTGCCACCACCTCGTGCGCCAGCCGGCCGAGCGCGTCGACCACGTCGGGCACGAGCACCTGGGGCACGGGCAGGTCGAGCTCGCGCTCGACGAGGAGGAGCGCGGCGCCGGCCTCGACGGCCTTCGGCGCGAACAGGTGGCCGTCGGTCTCCTCGCCGGGCTTGGCGACGAAGATCCCACCGGGGCCGATGAGGCGGCTGTCAGTGTCGACCGCCCCGTCGACGACGGTCTGCGCGGTGGCGTCGCCGCGCAACAGGAGGCGGCCGTCGACCGCCTCGGCGATCTCGGCGAGGGTGAGGGCGATCATGTCAGCTCCAGCCTGCGTCGCGGAGGGCCGCGCGCGCGTCGTCACGGGCGGAGAACGGGATCTTGCGCCCGGCCACCTCGTGGTAGTCCTCGTGCCCGGGTCCGGCGACGAGGATGGTGTCGCCCTCGCCGACCAGCGACACCGCCGTGCGGATCGCGGTGGCGGGGTCGGGCACCTCGTGGATCTCGCGGCCCGGCACCGCAGCCCGCGCGCCCGCGATGAGGCTCGCCCGGATCGACGCCGGGTCCTCGTAGCGCGGGTGGTAGTCGGTGATGACCACGACGTCCGCGAGGCGGGCGGCGATCGCGCCCATCTCGGCGCGCTTCGTGGTGTCCCGGTCGCCGTCGGCACCGAACACCATCACGAGCTTCCCGGGCGTGAACGGCCGGAGCGCCTGCAGCGTCTGCTCGAAGGCGTCGGGCGTGTGCCCGTAGTCGACGAAGAAGAGGGGACCGGTCTCGCCGGACACGCGCTCGGCGCGGCCGGGGATGTAGGCCTGGATGCCGCCGTCGCGGTCGAGCACGTGGGCGACGGCGTCGAGGTCGTAGCCCGACTCGACGAGCATGACGATCGCGAGGCCGGCGTTCGCGGCCATGAACCAGCCGGGCACGGGCACGCGCGAGACGAGCACGCGGTTGTCGGGGCCCTCGAGGCGGAAGCCCGTGGAGTCGGGCGTCTGCTCGAGGACGGTCACGGTCCAGTCGGCATCGACGCCGGGCTTCGAGGAGATGGTCGTCATGGGGATGCGGGAGCCCTCGACGATGCGCTGGCCCCACTCGGTGTCGAGCGACACGACGCCTCGGCGCGCGCGGTCGGGGTCGAAGAACGCGGCCTTGGCCTCGAAGTACTCCTCGAAGTCGGCGTAGTCGTCGAGGTGGTCGTGGCTCAGGTTGATGAAGGCGGCGACGTCGAAGACCAGGCCGTCGACCCGGTGCCGGGTGAGGGCCTGCGCCGAGACCTCGATCGTGACGGCGCGGACCTCCGCCTCGCGCATGCGGGCGAGGAGCGCGTGCAGCTCGCTCGCCTCGGGCGTGGTGAGGCGGCTGGTGATGCTCTCCTCGCCGATGCGCCGCTCGGCGGTGGAGGTCAGGCCGGTCACGACGCCGAGCTGGCGGAGCAGACCGTCGAGCAGGTACACCACGCTCGTCTTGCCGTTCGTGCCCGTGACGCCGTAGAGCGTCGCCGGGTTCTCCGCCGAGCGGTGGACCCATGCGGCGATGTCGCCGAGGGCCGCGCGCGGGTCGGGGGTGAGGATCACCGGCAGGCCCGAGCCCTGCGCGTCGGCGAGCCCGTCGGGGTCGGTGAGCACCGCGACCGCGCCGCTCGCGGCCGCGTCCGCCGCGAAGCGGGCGCCGTGCGCGCGGGCGCCGCGGAGCCCGACGTAGAGGTCGCCGGGCTGCACGTCCCCGGAGGACAGGGTGACGCCGGTGACCTCCACGTCGTCCACGTCGCCGGAGACGTCGAGCGCAAAGTCGCGCACCAGGCCGGACAGCGACCGTGCGACGGGATGCTCGGGGCGGAGGGCGGGAGTGGCAGGGGAGGTCATCGCCCTCATCTCTCAGTAGGTCGTCGGGAGGTTCGGGGACGGCACGCTGGAGGGCGGGACCCGGTAGGTCTTCAGTACCTGGGACATGATCTTCTGGAAGACCGGCGCCGCGGCCGCCGAGGACTTCATGGTATCCGGATTGGCCAGGCTGATCGACACGACGTACTGGGGGTCCTCGGCCGGCGCGAGGCCCGCGATCGACACCAGGTAGTTCTTGCCGTACTTGCCGTCGGCCTCCGCGACCTGCGCCGTACCGGACTTCGCCGCCACCCGGTAGCCCGGGATCGTGAGGTCCTTGGAGAGGTGCCCGTCGGTGACGACGGTCTCGAGCATGTTCACGGTGGAGTCGGCGGCCTGGGGTGAGACGACCTGCGTGCCGGTCGTGTCCGGCTGGTCCGTGACGGTGCCGTCGGCGGCCTTGCAGCCCGAGACGAGCGACAGCGGC
Proteins encoded in this window:
- the ftsW gene encoding putative lipid II flippase FtsW encodes the protein MTLPPRTTRTPRAADAPGPRGPRTPSAPAEDAQEGTQRRGLAARIHLGRAFHAESGSYFLLLGTTLFLVVFGLVMVLSSSSIDSFVAGGGFFGIFLKQGMFALIGVPLMLLVSLVPPMFWKRWAWVLLLAASAVQLLVFGPMGVKVGENIGWIRIAGTTFQPAELIKVGLVIWLAFILARKRHLLRTWPHILIPVLPVAGGAVGLVALGGDLGTVIIMASIVLGALFFAGIPIGKLTLMLTIGSVLAVLMTVISDSRMRRVTEFITGQCDYAGGCWQSTHGLYALAAGGIFGVGLGNSKAKWMWLPEADNDYIFAIIGEELGLIGAIVVILLFVVLAIGFIRVIRANTDTFARVATGAVMTWIIVQAFVNIGVVLNLLPVLGVPLPFVSSGGSSLVTTLVAMGIVLGFARRPTTEESPDVIPAVIGMRS
- the mraY gene encoding phospho-N-acetylmuramoyl-pentapeptide-transferase, giving the protein MVALLGAGAISLVFTLFLTPLFIKLFHRLQWGQFIRDDGPQSHHTKRGTATMGGIVIILASVIGYFVGHLLTWDGIRFDPVTPSGLLVVFMMVGLGFVGFLDDYLKTRKQQSLGLGGWQKVAGQVIVATVFAVLAITLRDPVSGLTPASTAISLFRDLPLDFMALGAVIGTGLFIVWICLIVASASNGVNVADGLDGLAAGASIFSIGSYVIIGFWQFNQSCDSVSSYQNEYRCYEVASPLDLAIIAASIVGALIGFLWWNTSPAQIFMGDTGSLGLGGALAALAILSRTELLLVFIGGLFVIVAGSVVLQRIYFKLTHGKRIFLMSPLHHHFELKGWAEVTVVVRFWIIAGLLVAAGVGTFYLEWITQ
- the murD gene encoding UDP-N-acetylmuramoyl-L-alanine--D-glutamate ligase; this encodes MTDAPLDDGRALARPDSLHSWHDDWTGLRVAVLGLGRTGFSVADTLIELGADVLVVAADASPERLALLDVIGGRLVRPTDEEPVPAELVAFAPELVVVSPGYAPAHPLPAWATEAGLPLWGDIELAWRVRDKTGTPAEWITITGTNGKTTTTQLTAALLQEGGVRAVPCGNIGLPVLDVVRHPDGFDVLVVELSSHQLHYMREVRPYSSAFLNLADDHLEWHGSRQAYAAAKGRVYADTRVACVYNRADRATEDAVREADVQDGARAIGFGLDAPGPSDLGIVDGILCDRAFLEERFTSALELTTLDELRAVGLAAPHIVQNILAAAALARSYGVSPAVVRQALQRFELDSHRIERIGERDGVAFVDDSKATNPHAASASLAAFPSVVWLVGGLLKGVELDELIRAHAPRLRAAVVIGVERAKVLAAFARHAPDVTVLEVAESDTEEVMRSAVRLAAGVAREGDTVLLAPAAASMDQFTDYADRGRRYRAAVDHHLGGAADDTAPENDADPSRG
- a CDS encoding Mur ligase family protein; this translates as MTSPATPALRPEHPVARSLSGLVRDFALDVSGDVDDVEVTGVTLSSGDVQPGDLYVGLRGARAHGARFAADAAASGAVAVLTDPDGLADAQGSGLPVILTPDPRAALGDIAAWVHRSAENPATLYGVTGTNGKTSVVYLLDGLLRQLGVVTGLTSTAERRIGEESITSRLTTPEASELHALLARMREAEVRAVTIEVSAQALTRHRVDGLVFDVAAFINLSHDHLDDYADFEEYFEAKAAFFDPDRARRGVVSLDTEWGQRIVEGSRIPMTTISSKPGVDADWTVTVLEQTPDSTGFRLEGPDNRVLVSRVPVPGWFMAANAGLAIVMLVESGYDLDAVAHVLDRDGGIQAYIPGRAERVSGETGPLFFVDYGHTPDAFEQTLQALRPFTPGKLVMVFGADGDRDTTKRAEMGAIAARLADVVVITDYHPRYEDPASIRASLIAGARAAVPGREIHEVPDPATAIRTAVSLVGEGDTILVAGPGHEDYHEVAGRKIPFSARDDARAALRDAGWS
- a CDS encoding UDP-N-acetylmuramoyl-tripeptide--D-alanyl-D-alanine ligase; translation: MIALTLAEIAEAVDGRLLLRGDATAQTVVDGAVDTDSRLIGPGGIFVAKPGEETDGHLFAPKAVEAGAALLLVERELDLPVPQVLVPDVVDALGRLAHEVVARVRALGGLRMVAVTGSNGKTTTKNLLHAILSTQGETVSPVASFNNEVGAPLTMLKVTRSTRFLVAEMGASGLGEITRLIRMAKPDVGIVLTVGLAHAGGFGGIERTLVTKTEMVKDLLPEDTAVLNADDPRVASMSDKTEAPVLWFGRDARAAVRATDIVASAAGTTFTLHLPDGSERPVSFRVLGEHHVTNALAAAAGAWALGVDGDSIVSALQTVQRAERWRMEVLGGNGVTVINDAYNASPDSMAAALRTLAQIRGPEQRTVAVLGEMSELGEFSEEEHDRVGLLAVRLNIGQLVVVGRPARRLHLEAIAQGSWDGESIFAEDAGEAREILDRILRDGDLVLVKSSNSAGLRFLGDELGEKYSW